In the genome of Euleptes europaea isolate rEulEur1 chromosome 7, rEulEur1.hap1, whole genome shotgun sequence, one region contains:
- the YIF1A gene encoding protein YIF1A, which produces MAYPPGYGGPGSKHRARGPIVPQNANAPQLFDDTSSAYGPQQGGYPTPGIDMGFNQIFADPVANVAMAYGSSIASQGKEIVHKEIDRFMSLNKLKYFFAVDTTYVMKKLALLVFPYVHQNWEVRYHRDVPLPPRQDVNAPDLYIPSMAFITYILLAGMALGLQKRFSPEVLGICASTAFVWVVIEVLALLLGLYLVTVQSDLGTFDLLAYCGYKYVGMILAVVGGLMFGSNGYYIALGWASCALMYFMVRSLRMKILPSVVQEGLSRPSGRAQMYITLAAAAFQPLMLYWLTVQLVH; this is translated from the exons GCTCCAAGCACAGGGCCAGAGGCCCCATCGTCCCGCAGAACGCCAATGCCCCCCAGCTCTTCGACGACACCAGCTCGGCTTAtggaccccagcaagggggttaCCCCACGCCAGGGATCGATATGGGCTTCAACCAGATTTTTGCCGATCCTGTGGCCAACGTCGCCATGGCCTACGGCTCCAGCATCGCATCTCAGGGCAAAGAGATTGTGCACAAGGAG ATTGACCGGTTCATGTCGCTCAACAAGTTGAAGTATTTCTTTGCGGTGGATACAACCTACGTCATGAAGAAACTGGCGCTGCTGGTGTTTCCTTACGTACATCAG AACTGGGAAGTCCGCTACCACCGGGACGTGCCCCTCCCACCCCGACAGGACGTGAACGCCCCTGATCTTTACATCCCAA GCATGGCCTTTATTACCTATATTCTGCTGGCTGGAATGGCTCTTGGCCTGCAAAAAAG GTTCTCCCCAGAGGTCCTGGGCATCTGCGCCAGCACGGCCTTCGTGTGGGTGGTGATCGAAGTCCTGGCCCTCCTGCTGGGCTTGTACCTCGTCACGGTTCAGAGCGACCTTGGCACGTTCGACTTGCTCGCTTACTGCGGCTACAAATATGTCGG GATGATCCTTGCCGTGGTTGGCGGCCTAATGTTCGGAAGCAACGGCTATTACATCGCCTTGGGGTGGGCCTCGTGTGCTCTTATGTATTTCATG GTCCGCTCCTTACGGATGAAGATCCTCCCGTCGGTGGTGCAGGAGGGGCTCAGCCGGCCGAGCGGGAGGGCTCAGATGTACATCACGCTGGCGGCCGCGGCCTTCCAACCACTCATGCTCTACTGGCTGACGGTGCAGTTGGTGCATTGA